A genomic region of Pseudomonas sp. RSB 5.4 contains the following coding sequences:
- a CDS encoding MFS transporter, with translation MSAQPVKIDDLPIGRFHLKIAGLTFGAHFTDGYILGLIGIAFTLLSPQMHLDAFWQGLIGASALIGLFLGSLFFGWISDKVGRQKIFLVSFVLITIASVMQFYVESAMSLFLCRVLIGIGLGGDFSVGHAMLAEFSPKKHRGVLLGSFSVIWTFGYVAATFVGTAMLSLGDDAWRWMLASSAIPAALILIARIGTPESPRWLVNQGRIAEARAIVKKHLGDNVELDETRTTETRSGYAVLFSREYRKRTAFNCLFFVCIVMPYFAIYTFLPSILQKMGLAEGFGTELMLNMLLILGALIGIWCTIKFSRRGFLINSFIILAVALFLLAVLPGSAAWLMVLVFGVFTLVLSAVSNLVGVFPAESFPTEVRASGIGLATAVSRLGSAISTFLLPVSVAGIGLSPTMGILAAILAIGAWLSWAWAPETKSLTLSQACKAQSPVEGSSIAGSKVAPI, from the coding sequence ATGTCCGCTCAACCGGTAAAAATCGACGACCTGCCCATCGGCCGGTTTCACCTCAAGATCGCCGGACTGACCTTCGGCGCGCACTTCACCGACGGCTACATCCTCGGCCTGATCGGTATCGCCTTCACCTTGCTCAGCCCGCAGATGCACCTGGATGCGTTCTGGCAGGGATTGATCGGCGCATCGGCGTTGATCGGGCTGTTTCTCGGCAGTCTGTTTTTCGGCTGGATCTCGGACAAGGTCGGCCGGCAGAAAATCTTCCTCGTCAGCTTCGTGCTGATCACCATCGCCTCGGTGATGCAGTTCTACGTCGAAAGCGCGATGAGCCTGTTCCTTTGCCGGGTGTTGATCGGCATTGGCCTGGGCGGCGATTTCAGCGTCGGTCACGCGATGCTGGCGGAGTTCTCGCCGAAGAAACATCGCGGTGTGCTGCTCGGTTCGTTCAGCGTGATCTGGACCTTCGGTTACGTCGCCGCTACGTTTGTGGGGACGGCCATGCTCAGCCTTGGCGACGATGCCTGGCGCTGGATGCTTGCTTCGTCGGCGATCCCGGCGGCGCTGATTCTGATCGCCCGCATCGGCACCCCGGAATCGCCGCGCTGGCTGGTCAATCAGGGGCGCATCGCCGAGGCGCGGGCGATCGTCAAAAAGCATCTGGGTGACAATGTCGAACTGGATGAAACCCGCACCACGGAAACCCGTTCCGGCTATGCGGTGCTGTTCAGTCGCGAGTACCGCAAGCGCACGGCGTTCAACTGCCTGTTCTTCGTGTGCATCGTGATGCCGTACTTTGCGATTTACACCTTTTTGCCGTCGATCCTGCAGAAGATGGGGCTGGCCGAAGGCTTTGGCACCGAACTGATGTTGAACATGCTGCTGATCCTCGGCGCGTTGATCGGCATCTGGTGCACGATCAAGTTCAGCCGTCGCGGCTTCCTGATCAACTCGTTCATCATCCTCGCGGTGGCGCTGTTTCTGCTGGCGGTGTTGCCGGGCAGTGCGGCGTGGCTGATGGTGCTGGTGTTCGGCGTGTTTACCCTGGTGCTGTCGGCAGTGAGCAATCTGGTCGGGGTGTTCCCGGCCGAGAGTTTCCCCACCGAAGTCCGCGCCAGCGGCATTGGTCTGGCGACGGCGGTCAGTCGTCTGGGCTCGGCGATCAGCACCTTTCTGTTGCCGGTGAGTGTGGCGGGGATCGGCCTCAGTCCGACCATGGGCATTCTTGCGGCGATCCTGGCGATTGGCGCATGGCTGTCGTGGGCGTGGGCGCCGGAGACCAAGTCGCTGACCTTGAGTCAGGCGTGCAAGGCGCAGAGTCCGGTGGAGGGGAGTTCGATTGCGGGGAGTAAAGTCGCCCCGATCTGA
- the aldA gene encoding aldehyde dehydrogenase, whose protein sequence is MRIERNFVNGHFIEPASAAMIAVYNPATEALLGHVSAATAEEATAAVDAAAVAQKVWGKLTSIERAEHLRAFAAALEERAESIGAALAAESGKSLSDASNEARYAAQITRYHAEWARRIEGEIIPSDSPDENLFLHREPIGVVACLIPFNYPVYTLLRKIAPALIAGNTVVVRPSNNTPTSAFEIAKAVQQSGMPAGVINILTMDHATAATVCTHKAVGLITLTGSVNAGRIVLDYCKANIAKPSLELGGKTPAIIEADADLEAAASAIIASKTTHCGQLCTAVERVYVQESVHDRFLALLKAKIAEVKFGDRATDAGLMGPLVNASSQRNIHAMVERAMADGAVLESGGVLPQGPGHFYPPTLLSHCRQDMEIVQEEIFGPVLPVLKYRDIDEALAMANDHQFGLSSVLYTENYRTAQKVANAIEAGELYVNRTPADPYQGYHAGWKRSGLGGDDGKHGMLEFTQTRLVVMKY, encoded by the coding sequence ATGCGAATCGAGCGAAACTTTGTAAACGGCCACTTCATCGAGCCGGCCAGCGCGGCAATGATCGCGGTGTACAACCCCGCCACTGAAGCGCTGCTCGGCCATGTCTCGGCTGCCACCGCCGAAGAAGCCACCGCCGCCGTGGATGCCGCAGCGGTCGCACAAAAGGTCTGGGGCAAACTGACCAGCATTGAGCGCGCCGAGCACTTGCGCGCATTCGCCGCCGCACTGGAAGAGCGTGCCGAGTCCATCGGCGCCGCGCTCGCCGCCGAGTCTGGCAAGAGTCTCAGCGACGCGAGCAACGAAGCACGCTATGCCGCGCAGATCACCCGTTACCACGCCGAGTGGGCGCGGCGCATCGAAGGCGAGATCATCCCCAGCGACAGCCCCGACGAAAACCTGTTTCTGCATCGCGAGCCGATCGGCGTCGTCGCGTGCCTGATTCCGTTCAACTACCCGGTCTATACCTTGCTGCGCAAAATTGCCCCGGCGCTGATTGCCGGCAACACCGTGGTGGTGCGCCCGAGCAACAACACCCCGACCTCGGCATTCGAAATCGCCAAAGCGGTGCAGCAGTCGGGCATGCCGGCCGGGGTGATCAATATTCTGACCATGGATCACGCCACCGCTGCCACGGTGTGCACGCATAAGGCTGTTGGCTTGATTACGCTGACAGGCAGCGTCAACGCCGGGCGCATCGTGCTCGATTACTGCAAGGCCAACATCGCCAAGCCGTCGCTGGAATTGGGTGGCAAGACGCCGGCCATCATCGAAGCCGATGCCGACCTCGAAGCCGCCGCCAGCGCGATCATCGCCTCCAAGACCACCCACTGCGGGCAGTTGTGCACGGCGGTGGAAAGGGTCTATGTGCAGGAAAGCGTCCACGACCGATTCCTCGCGCTGCTCAAGGCCAAAATCGCCGAGGTGAAATTCGGTGACCGCGCCACCGATGCGGGCCTGATGGGACCACTGGTCAACGCCAGTTCGCAGCGGAACATTCACGCCATGGTCGAGCGTGCCATGGCCGACGGCGCGGTGCTCGAAAGCGGTGGTGTGTTGCCGCAAGGCCCGGGGCATTTCTATCCGCCGACCCTGCTCAGCCACTGCCGCCAGGACATGGAAATCGTCCAGGAAGAAATCTTCGGCCCGGTGCTGCCGGTGCTCAAGTACCGCGACATCGACGAAGCATTGGCCATGGCCAACGACCATCAGTTCGGCCTGTCGTCGGTGCTCTACACCGAGAACTACCGCACCGCGCAGAAAGTCGCCAACGCCATCGAGGCCGGCGAGTTGTACGTCAATCGCACCCCGGCCGACCCGTATCAGGGCTACCACGCCGGCTGGAAACGCTCGGGCCTGGGCGGTGATGACGGCAAGCACGGCATGCTCGAATTCACCCAGACCCGACTCGTGGTCATGAAGTACTGA
- a CDS encoding LysR substrate-binding domain-containing protein: MKRKMPGLNALKAFEVAGSTGSFTRAAELLNVTQSAVSRQVRQLEEQLGESLLERRHHHLELTAAGKILLRALHQSFDKIELTVRSIQQKTHSNRLHINAPPTFTSRWLMPRLGRLREQHPELELSITTRLQDSLAETSTLDCAIRFGDGEWDGLDSSLLIQERHIAVCASSLYAREGSEQGIDLNRLTLLHVLAKEDQRYLTWKHWLDAAHISGVDTQGGYEFDLLDLAIQAATDGLGITIADWHMVAAELASGQLTQVLNVHVEGHQSYWLVTRPEQTEMPQLQVFAQWLQEEIWLAQRQLEPSTAAT, translated from the coding sequence ATGAAACGCAAAATGCCCGGCCTGAACGCGCTCAAGGCGTTCGAAGTGGCCGGCAGCACCGGCAGCTTCACCCGCGCCGCCGAGCTGCTCAATGTCACCCAGAGTGCGGTCAGCCGTCAGGTGCGGCAACTGGAAGAGCAGCTCGGCGAAAGTCTGCTGGAGCGCCGTCATCACCATCTGGAGTTGACCGCCGCCGGCAAGATCCTGCTGCGGGCACTTCATCAGTCGTTCGACAAGATCGAGCTGACGGTGCGCAGCATCCAGCAGAAAACCCACTCCAACCGTCTGCACATCAACGCACCGCCGACCTTCACCAGTCGCTGGCTGATGCCGCGCCTCGGGCGTTTGCGCGAGCAGCACCCGGAGCTGGAACTGAGCATCACCACGCGCTTGCAGGACAGCCTGGCGGAAACCAGTACCCTCGATTGCGCGATCCGCTTTGGCGACGGCGAGTGGGACGGTCTCGACAGTTCGCTGTTGATCCAGGAGCGGCATATCGCGGTGTGCGCGTCATCGCTGTATGCACGGGAGGGAAGCGAACAGGGCATCGACCTCAATCGCCTGACCCTGCTGCATGTGCTGGCCAAGGAGGATCAGCGTTACCTGACCTGGAAGCACTGGCTGGACGCGGCGCACATCAGTGGCGTCGATACCCAGGGCGGTTACGAATTCGATTTGCTGGACCTGGCGATTCAGGCAGCGACCGATGGTCTGGGGATCACCATTGCCGACTGGCACATGGTTGCGGCGGAACTCGCATCCGGGCAATTGACGCAAGTGCTGAATGTGCATGTGGAGGGGCACCAGTCGTACTGGCTGGTGACCCGCCCGGAGCAGACCGAGATGCCGCAGTTGCAGGTGTTTGCGCAATGGCTGCAGGAGGAAATCTGGCTGGCGCAGCGCCAACTGGAGCCTTCGACTGCAGCCACCTGA
- a CDS encoding MFS transporter yields MSKHASSAAAVQGSNSAVKSRSDKGSRYFQLMLLVLAAGAIYPILYLRQVYQTTMLEVFQINHSELGYLYSMLGTIFLLSYLPSGWLADRIAPRFLIFFSLVATGALGLWYSTAPSMTGLMIIFGCWGLTTGLTFWASVLKRVKMIAHHTEQGRFFGILDGGRGLVEALLATVALALFAFATETRGESTAEGFRHVVYLYAFTCIAIGCVLVLIKDPKSMADTPPVEKGKFNLLTDLATLVKIPELWLVTAIVFCGYHIFWATYSFSDYLQGSGLTAVMAGTITTIKLWMRPIGGIGGGWLGDKFSNISVLIVALLLASLAIVGLIVFPALNSMGLLIATVIFIGLMTYAIRGLYWAILDSCNIPLRITGLAIGIVSVVGYMPDAFIPLINGYLTEHFPGALGYKLYFGYIASVGLIGTLAAVTLRARINRKTSDKAGA; encoded by the coding sequence ATGTCCAAGCATGCATCCTCTGCTGCCGCTGTTCAGGGTTCCAACTCGGCTGTGAAAAGCCGGAGCGACAAGGGAAGTCGCTATTTCCAATTGATGTTGCTGGTGCTGGCCGCCGGTGCGATCTACCCGATTCTGTACCTGCGTCAGGTCTACCAGACCACGATGCTCGAAGTGTTCCAGATCAACCACAGTGAACTGGGCTATCTGTACTCGATGCTCGGCACGATTTTCCTCCTCAGCTACTTGCCCAGCGGCTGGTTGGCGGATCGCATTGCGCCGCGCTTTCTGATTTTCTTCTCGCTGGTGGCGACCGGCGCTTTAGGCCTGTGGTATTCGACGGCGCCATCGATGACCGGGCTGATGATCATCTTCGGTTGCTGGGGCCTGACCACCGGTTTGACCTTCTGGGCCTCGGTGCTCAAGCGGGTGAAGATGATTGCTCACCATACCGAGCAAGGGCGCTTTTTCGGCATCCTCGACGGTGGTCGCGGGCTGGTCGAGGCGTTGCTGGCGACGGTTGCCCTGGCGCTGTTTGCCTTCGCCACCGAAACCCGTGGTGAGTCCACTGCCGAAGGCTTCAGGCACGTGGTCTATCTCTACGCCTTCACCTGTATCGCCATCGGCTGTGTGCTGGTGTTGATCAAGGATCCGAAGTCGATGGCGGACACGCCGCCGGTGGAGAAGGGCAAGTTCAACCTGCTCACCGATCTGGCGACCCTGGTGAAGATTCCTGAGCTGTGGCTGGTCACCGCCATCGTGTTCTGCGGCTATCACATCTTCTGGGCGACCTACAGTTTCTCGGACTACCTGCAAGGCAGCGGCCTGACCGCGGTCATGGCCGGCACCATCACCACCATCAAATTGTGGATGCGCCCCATCGGCGGCATCGGTGGCGGCTGGCTGGGGGACAAGTTCTCGAACATCTCGGTGCTGATCGTCGCGCTGTTGCTGGCGAGTCTGGCGATTGTCGGGCTGATCGTATTCCCGGCGCTCAACAGCATGGGTTTGTTGATCGCCACGGTGATTTTCATTGGCCTGATGACTTACGCGATTCGCGGTCTGTACTGGGCGATTCTCGACAGCTGCAACATTCCGCTGCGCATCACCGGCCTGGCCATCGGCATCGTCTCGGTGGTCGGCTACATGCCGGATGCCTTCATCCCGTTGATCAATGGCTACCTCACCGAGCACTTCCCCGGCGCCCTCGGCTACAAGCTGTACTTCGGTTACATCGCCTCCGTTGGTCTGATCGGCACCCTGGCTGCCGTGACCCTGCGTGCCCGAATTAATCGCAAAACTTCAGATAAAGCAGGTGCCTGA
- a CDS encoding LysR substrate-binding domain-containing protein — MRQLPSLNTLRVFEEVARHRSFSQAALGLNVTQGAVSRQIKQLEDYLGVALFVRTPQGLSLTEAGSNLKPHLAEAFDHMERALQAIRVPNLRQRLRVLAPPTWATRWLSPHLRAFCQRYPDISLSVTNQASHDSLAEIDCHIRFGLAASPQCASQLLVMERHIAVASPELFNGAQPPDLRQFPLLHILHDGKRLQVWENWLAAMGRDDVDAGQGLEFSTLDQVIHTALAGGGLAVIDRQMIEKELANGSLLPITPIEVIGPYGYWLDVANDKQGLSKVKLFTEWLSLVSNP; from the coding sequence ATGCGTCAACTGCCCTCGCTCAACACCCTGCGCGTGTTCGAAGAAGTCGCGCGGCATCGCAGTTTCAGTCAGGCCGCACTCGGCCTGAACGTCACCCAGGGCGCAGTCAGTCGCCAGATCAAACAACTCGAAGACTACCTCGGTGTCGCGCTGTTCGTGCGCACGCCGCAAGGCCTGTCGCTGACCGAGGCCGGCAGCAATCTAAAGCCGCATCTGGCCGAAGCCTTCGACCACATGGAGCGCGCCCTGCAAGCCATTCGCGTGCCCAACCTGCGTCAGCGCCTGCGTGTGCTGGCGCCACCAACCTGGGCCACGCGCTGGCTGTCGCCGCACCTGCGCGCCTTCTGCCAGCGCTACCCGGACATCAGCCTCAGCGTGACCAATCAGGCCAGCCACGACAGCCTCGCCGAGATCGATTGCCACATCCGTTTCGGCCTCGCGGCGTCCCCCCAGTGCGCCAGCCAGTTACTGGTGATGGAACGGCACATCGCCGTCGCCAGCCCGGAGTTGTTCAACGGCGCTCAGCCACCGGATCTGCGGCAATTTCCGCTGCTGCACATCCTGCACGACGGCAAGCGTTTGCAGGTCTGGGAGAACTGGCTGGCGGCCATGGGCCGCGATGATGTCGATGCCGGACAAGGCCTGGAATTCAGCACCCTGGATCAGGTGATCCACACCGCACTGGCCGGCGGTGGTCTGGCCGTGATCGACCGGCAGATGATCGAAAAGGAACTGGCCAACGGCAGCCTGCTGCCGATCACCCCGATTGAAGTGATCGGCCCTTATGGTTATTGGCTGGATGTGGCGAATGACAAGCAGGGTTTGTCGAAGGTGAAGCTGTTTACCGAGTGGTTGAGTCTGGTGAGCAATCCCTGA